A part of Palaemon carinicauda isolate YSFRI2023 chromosome 8, ASM3689809v2, whole genome shotgun sequence genomic DNA contains:
- the LOC137644765 gene encoding uncharacterized protein, whose product MLQKGALETVRLPGPGFYSRLFMVEKATGGWRPVIDLSALNKFIRKITFKMDTPRTVMASLREGDFMISLDLKDAYFQVPIHPTSRKFLRMKWGAQVLQFKALCFGLSTAPQVFTRVFTSRSLPQAGHYREWE is encoded by the coding sequence ATGTTGCAGAAAGGAGCCTTGGAAACAGTAAGGTTACCAGGcccagggttctacagccgcctgttcatggttgaaaaagcgacaggagggtggaggccagtgatagacctgtcagccctcaacaaatttatCCGCAAGATCAcgttcaaaatggacaccccaagaacggtcatggcgtccttgagggagggagactttatgatttctttagacctcaaggacgcctatttccaggTCCCTATTCACCCaacaagcaggaagtttctccggatgaagtggggtgcccaggttttacaattcaaggccctgtgcttcggtctttccacagctccccaggtattcacaaggGTGTTTACGTCACGTTCTCTCCCGCAAGCAGGTCACTATagagaatgggagtag
- the LOC137644766 gene encoding serine/arginine repetitive matrix protein 2-like gives MEHSRLCSGPRAGKSCGAFLSKPDVDPHSLCTSCRGKACSQSDTCPECADWSEVQWVKFGTKKKKALKRSPRKTSLSSPATSAGEGSGSDVVGESSSSRADQAPVSECSGGPRDVALSRRGRVSTEDPMWSNNVPFSSPDYWVEASGASATEGAVCREESPQEDPLAWDVPRMPMRSPLDMEEGLSEAFPFMARSSAWLPAKPSVPENFLLPSTSGVRRSPKKPPSGTRSRYGGESDSSGRDSSGSSSEERRRCHRRKRDRSVRRNSLSRSPTGSRDKRSPRSPPSKSRRPSSPQGAWVFVPSNKLKGLSKTSSLLPERPGDSPPRRASKSLARESAGERRASSCRHKSRPRDTQSAQRRESSPRMGILYRSPHRNDRRRRAPPSNYFTEEAVPSTTPERAGDSPPRRSSKSLARESADERGASSCRPKSRPRDTQAAQRRESSPRMGSLDRSPHRDDRQGRAPPSNYFTEEPVPSTTASRKKETSDVEDRRNRGSRQYEGVRDHASPQRRMEEVDGETTSATEDSAYRRVLSLIRGYNSLVEPVPQEEAAWTSGLNKFLAAPAQKKSSLSFPEARNVGIGKTHIDRVIARNSDSSRGYSTAKLLQGLKSQTKYSTTRWKVDQTGRARQRKPWTSFAKASQTRGRLQRPPSSPSPSLS, from the exons atggagcactCTCGCCTTTGttctgggcctagagccgggaaatcgtgtggggctttcTTGTCCAAGCCCGATGTGGATCCTCATTcgctgtgtacctcgtgtaggggtaaagcctgttcgCAGTCAGACACGTGTCCCGAATGTGCTGATTGGAGCGAGGTCCAATGGGTGAAATtcggcacgaagaagaagaaggctttgAAGCGTTCTCCTAGGAAAACTAgcttgtcttcccctgcgacgtcaGCAGGAGAGGGGTCAG GGAGTGATGTTGTGGGGGAGTCTTCTTCGTccagggcagatcaggcgcctgtaagtgagtgtagtgggggtccgagggacgtgGCTCTCTCACGTAGGGGTCGCGTCTcgacggaggaccccatgtggtctaataatgTTCCATTTTCGTCACCAGATTATTGGGTAGAGGCCTCAGGAGCTTCAGCTACGGAAGGTGCCGTCTGCAGAGAAGAGTCCCCGCAAGAGGATCCGCTGGCTTGGGATGTACCAAGGAtgccgatgaggtccccactggacatggaggagggcCTAAGCGAGGCCTTCCCCTTCATGGCTCGTTCATCAGCGTGGTTACCGGCAAAGCCATCAGTTCCGGAGAATTTCCTGCTGCCATCTACGTCAGgagtacggcgtagccccaagaagccACCGTCCGGTACGAGGTCGAGGTACGGAGGCGAGTCAGACTCGTCGGGGCGCGACTCGTCGGGCTcttcaagcgaggaacgtcggaggtgccacaggaggaagagagatcggtctgtgaggaggaactccctttcgcggtctcccacaggatctcgggacaagaggagtccccgttcccctccaagcAAAAGCAGGAGACCAAGCTCTCCGCAAGGGGCATGGGTATTCGTCCCAAGCAATAAGCTGAAGGGCCTTTCTAAGACCTCAAGTTTGTTACCTGAGCGGccgggagacagtcctcctagaagggcctccaagagCCTCGCCAGGGAGTCAGCCGGTGAGCGGAGGGCCTCGTCTTGTAGGCATAAGTCCCGTCCtagagacactcaatccgcccagcggagggagtcgtcgcCTAGGATGGGCATCCTCTACAGGTCTCCCCATCGTAATGATAGACGGAGACGagcacctccgtcgaactatttcacggaagaGGCCGTCCCCTCGACAACACCTGAGagggcaggagacagtcctcccAGAAGGTCCTCCAAGAGCCTTGCTAGGGAGTCTGCCGATGAGCGTGgggcctcgtcttgtaggcctaagtcccgtccTAGAGACACTCAAGCCGCCCAGCGGAGGGAATCGtcgcctaggatgggcagcctcgacaggtctccccatcgagatgatagacagggacgAGCACCTCCGTCGAATTATTTCACGGAAGAGCCCGTCCCGTCGACAACGGCCTCGAGGAAGAAGGAAACGTCGGACGTCGAGGATAGAAGGAACCGAGGGTCCCGTCAATACGAAGGTGTCCGTGACCATGCCTCTCCCCAACGTAGGATGGAGGAAGTGGATGGTGAGACGACGTCGgcgacggaggactccgcgtataggagggtaCTCTCCTTGATTAGAGGATACAATAGCCTGGTGGAACCCGTCCCACAGGAGGAGGCGGCGTGGACTTCGGGCTTGAACAAGTTCCTAGCCGCCCCCGCCCAGAAGAAGTCCTCTCTATCCTTTCCTGAGGCCAGGAACGTGGGAATAGGGAAAACCCACATAGACAGGGTTATAGCCCGCAATAGCGATTCCAGCAGAGGCTATAGCACGGCGAAACTCCTGCAGGGACTTAAGTCCCAAACTAAATACAGTACTACACGTTGGAAGGTAGACCAAACGGGGCGTGCAAGACAGAGGAAACCCTGGACATCCTTTGCCAAGGCTTCTCAGACGAGAGGGCGACTTCAGCGTCCACCTTCTTCTCCCAGTCCGAGTctgtcatga